Proteins encoded together in one Alteribacter keqinensis window:
- the cyoE gene encoding heme o synthase, with the protein MNKSGTISSSEVVETEEQQVAGQKVTWRSYMAISKTGIVKSNLITMFAGLFLAAYYTQTPLSQEPLTILLALLGAAFVIAGGCALNNYVDRDIDHKMIRTEERPSVTGELTASQVLWYGLIISGLGTLMLAAVNMTTAVIGLSGLIIYVVFYTMWTKRTTTLNTIVGSFAGAVPPLMGWAAIDPSLHPYAWSLFLILFVWQTPHFLALAMRRCEEYRAAGIPMLPVVAGFRVTKRQILLYTAALIPVSLTLFNFGAVYTTVAVVLGAGWLVLGFAGYKKYDDDIKWATHMFIYSLVYLMVLFAVMVIVHMF; encoded by the coding sequence ATGAATAAATCCGGTACAATTTCATCATCAGAGGTTGTAGAAACTGAAGAGCAGCAGGTAGCAGGCCAGAAAGTAACATGGCGTTCCTATATGGCAATTTCGAAGACGGGAATTGTTAAATCCAATCTGATTACGATGTTTGCAGGTCTTTTCCTTGCAGCCTACTACACGCAGACACCACTTTCCCAGGAACCACTCACGATTCTGCTCGCACTGCTTGGGGCTGCATTTGTTATTGCAGGGGGATGTGCTCTTAATAACTATGTTGACCGCGACATTGATCACAAAATGATTAGAACAGAGGAGAGACCGTCTGTTACAGGTGAATTAACAGCATCCCAGGTACTTTGGTACGGCCTGATTATTTCAGGGCTGGGTACGCTTATGCTTGCCGCCGTGAACATGACAACTGCTGTTATTGGTTTATCGGGTCTGATTATTTATGTTGTGTTTTACACAATGTGGACAAAGCGTACAACGACACTCAATACGATTGTCGGAAGTTTTGCAGGTGCGGTGCCTCCGCTCATGGGGTGGGCAGCGATTGATCCTTCACTTCATCCGTACGCATGGTCACTGTTTTTAATTTTGTTTGTCTGGCAAACACCTCACTTTCTCGCCCTTGCGATGAGAAGATGTGAGGAGTACCGAGCAGCCGGGATACCAATGCTTCCGGTCGTAGCAGGGTTCCGCGTGACTAAGCGCCAAATCCTACTTTATACGGCTGCACTGATTCCGGTCTCACTTACTCTGTTCAATTTCGGTGCTGTTTATACGACAGTCGCCGTCGTACTTGGAGCAGGGTGGCTTGTACTTGGCTTTGCTGGTTATAAAAAATATGACGATGACATTAAGTGGGCCACACACATGTTTATCTATTCACTTGTGTACCTGATGGTTCTTTTTGCTGTAATGGTCATTGTTCATATGTTCTAA
- a CDS encoding Asp23/Gls24 family envelope stress response protein gives MKKNVHILSHEKSKGDVSISIKALRQYVYHLFKEWTSTNPFLRLVNEDQRLKDSLSSVKLRFCGGEEKEKLSITLEVVIEDGYPIHSVCRKLQVYMADHLYDMTSVAVQEVNVRVVSCNVRNVR, from the coding sequence ATGAAAAAAAACGTGCATATCCTCTCGCACGAAAAGTCTAAAGGAGATGTATCCATTTCCATTAAAGCTCTCAGACAGTACGTGTACCATCTTTTTAAGGAATGGACATCCACAAACCCTTTTTTACGATTAGTGAATGAGGACCAGAGGTTAAAAGATTCCTTATCATCGGTTAAACTCCGGTTTTGCGGCGGTGAAGAAAAAGAAAAGCTTTCGATCACTCTGGAGGTCGTCATCGAAGACGGCTATCCCATCCATTCAGTGTGTCGAAAGCTCCAGGTATACATGGCAGATCACTTATACGACATGACTTCTGTAGCTGTACAGGAAGTCAATGTACGTGTTGTGTCCTGCAACGTACGTAATGTTCGGTAA
- a CDS encoding CBS domain-containing protein has translation MKSLRDVMTAEVECCKPDDNLYTAATKMKNLDVGAIPVCEGDHLLGMVTDRDIVLRGVAEKRPNSCEVKEVMSEHLITADSGMIVDQAAQMMAEKQIRRLPIVDGQKLVGIVSLGDLATHTSTTDEASFALNEISERPEAHH, from the coding sequence ATGAAAAGCTTAAGAGACGTTATGACAGCGGAAGTGGAATGTTGCAAACCGGACGATAATCTTTACACGGCAGCAACGAAAATGAAGAACCTTGATGTTGGGGCTATCCCGGTGTGCGAAGGTGATCATCTCCTAGGCATGGTTACAGACCGTGACATTGTATTACGTGGTGTAGCGGAAAAACGTCCGAACTCCTGCGAAGTAAAAGAAGTGATGAGTGAACACCTCATTACAGCTGATTCAGGTATGATTGTTGATCAGGCGGCTCAGATGATGGCTGAAAAACAGATCCGCCGCCTTCCGATTGTTGACGGACAAAAGCTGGTTGGTATCGTGTCGCTCGGAGACCTGGCTACCCACACGTCAACGACTGACGAAGCAAGCTTTGCACTGAATGAAATTTCTGAGCGACCGGAAGCTCATCATTAA
- a CDS encoding CAP domain-containing protein, with the protein MRIILKLVFIVFGLGLIAFMLFLDEQTEEYLIEEMPTVGDDTPSYIEENAPEEEVPENNSEAVEEELHEEDAEEEQIESEEVTADRHGEPDEEQSRNGVTLGEPFYDLIGENTDVLVNQYGEPDRTEPSQYGYNWYVWNESDRYVQAGVEEGRIVTIYTNVPNDQTAPFNLGDSYDRLEEEWTFEREAAVSGDFQFTLSPREIQSHPLVEIDGVWVQLYFDTFEEELSSIRFIEAETLVKQQPYSLTYRGSLPEKPALSEEEWEKVEEGMARQIFDLTNNFREKHSLPPLDWDEDTSLVAYGHSKDMRDNGYFSHQSPTRGDLGERLTNGGVQYQRAAENIAARYVDAASAMEGWLNSEGHRVNLMNEDLSHLGVGVHRDFYTQNFMTPW; encoded by the coding sequence ATGCGGATTATATTGAAACTGGTTTTTATTGTATTCGGACTTGGACTTATTGCATTTATGTTATTTCTGGATGAACAAACCGAAGAATACTTAATTGAAGAAATGCCCACGGTAGGTGATGATACGCCTTCCTATATCGAAGAGAATGCACCTGAAGAAGAGGTGCCTGAAAATAACTCCGAAGCTGTTGAAGAGGAGCTTCACGAAGAAGATGCTGAAGAAGAGCAGATTGAATCTGAGGAAGTGACAGCCGACCGTCATGGGGAGCCAGACGAAGAACAATCCCGGAATGGGGTGACGCTGGGGGAGCCTTTTTATGATTTGATTGGTGAAAATACCGATGTACTTGTTAATCAATACGGTGAACCCGACCGTACTGAGCCTTCCCAATATGGTTATAATTGGTATGTATGGAATGAAAGTGACCGGTATGTGCAGGCAGGAGTGGAAGAAGGGCGTATCGTTACGATTTATACGAACGTACCAAACGACCAGACTGCTCCGTTTAATCTTGGAGATTCCTATGACCGGCTTGAAGAAGAGTGGACGTTTGAAAGGGAAGCAGCTGTTTCCGGCGACTTTCAATTTACGCTCTCACCACGGGAGATTCAGTCACACCCACTCGTTGAAATTGATGGCGTCTGGGTTCAGCTGTATTTTGACACCTTTGAAGAGGAACTCTCTTCAATCCGTTTTATTGAAGCGGAAACACTGGTGAAGCAGCAGCCCTATTCCCTTACTTACAGAGGGTCTCTTCCCGAGAAACCAGCTCTTAGTGAAGAGGAATGGGAGAAGGTTGAAGAAGGAATGGCCAGACAGATTTTTGATCTGACCAACAATTTCAGGGAAAAACACAGCCTGCCTCCCCTCGATTGGGATGAAGACACGTCACTTGTTGCTTATGGGCACAGTAAGGACATGCGGGATAATGGCTACTTTTCCCACCAGTCACCAACACGGGGAGATCTTGGCGAACGCCTTACAAACGGGGGTGTTCAGTATCAGCGGGCAGCTGAAAATATTGCTGCAAGATATGTTGATGCAGCTTCTGCTATGGAAGGCTGGCTGAACAGTGAAGGACACCGGGTAAACCTGATGAATGAAGACCTTTCCCACCTCGGAGTCGGCGTGCACCGCGACTTTTACACACAGAACTTTATGACACCTTGGTAA
- a CDS encoding DUF420 domain-containing protein — translation MDTFLPFVSTIFIAASALFVAMGWYLVAKRKIEAHKKAMFWAAVLAVVFFITYLSKTFFIGSTAFGGPDDIRIYYTIFLLFHIVLATVAAAMGIWTLVTGYKNKISVHRRLGPVTSVVWFISASSGVMVYLLLYVIFPPGETTNVWRAILGI, via the coding sequence GTGGATACCTTTTTACCTTTTGTAAGTACAATCTTTATTGCAGCAAGTGCATTGTTTGTTGCCATGGGCTGGTATCTTGTAGCCAAGCGTAAAATTGAAGCACATAAAAAGGCCATGTTCTGGGCGGCTGTATTAGCTGTTGTTTTCTTTATAACGTACTTGTCCAAAACATTCTTTATCGGCAGCACCGCTTTCGGCGGACCTGACGATATCCGGATCTATTATACAATCTTTCTCCTGTTCCACATTGTCCTTGCAACTGTAGCTGCAGCAATGGGAATCTGGACGCTTGTTACAGGCTATAAAAACAAGATCAGTGTCCACAGACGTCTTGGTCCTGTGACATCCGTTGTCTGGTTTATCTCGGCAAGCTCCGGTGTAATGGTGTATCTGCTTCTTTACGTTATTTTCCCGCCTGGTGAAACTACCAATGTGTGGCGCGCTATTCTGGGCATTTAA
- a CDS encoding cytochrome C oxidase subunit IV family protein — MDPHVTDPSAPLKGKPSKKAERQLAREGKQQIISFVFMIFLTSIAFLTVASDTIPNRFAIPFILIIAGVQVVMQLYYFMHLNERGNGWTNIMLWTGFFVAALTVATLMLLIGVTKY, encoded by the coding sequence ATGGATCCACATGTAACTGATCCGAGCGCACCGCTTAAAGGAAAACCTTCAAAAAAAGCGGAACGCCAACTGGCCAGAGAAGGAAAACAGCAAATTATTTCATTTGTGTTTATGATCTTTTTAACTTCCATTGCCTTTCTGACAGTGGCAAGTGACACCATTCCTAACCGTTTTGCGATTCCGTTCATTTTAATCATCGCAGGGGTTCAGGTAGTTATGCAGCTTTACTATTTCATGCACTTAAATGAAAGAGGCAACGGCTGGACCAACATCATGCTTTGGACAGGATTTTTCGTAGCCGCATTAACAGTAGCTACACTGATGCTTTTAATTGGTGTTACAAAGTACTAA
- the ytvI gene encoding sporulation integral membrane protein YtvI, whose protein sequence is MVTLKNYKKYVYIGIGILVAALFFYFIMPVSIPLILALVTALFLTPAVTALSTRTRLKRSISVFAVFMIFLCIISLSTYILTTKAVTQVNQFVESLPHTVNEIAFAWNGFLDNLNEQLGEISPDLVRELDRQVTYTLGNFRTYFEDINFVNHVTNFVIKIPSYLVSLIVYLIALYLFLLELPRLKKKMFSYMTEKTQEKVRFMSSRLSYVIFGFFKAQFLVSIIIFIVTFIGLLFIAPEVALIMSIIIWIIDFIPIIGSIAVLAPWALYHLIAGNTVLAVKLLILAAVLLIIRRTVEPKVMGHHIGLSPLATLISLYIGLQLIGILGFILGPLVVILFTSAKEAGIIKFNFKV, encoded by the coding sequence CTGGTGACACTGAAAAACTATAAAAAGTACGTTTACATTGGTATCGGAATACTGGTTGCAGCCCTTTTTTTCTACTTCATTATGCCGGTATCAATACCTCTGATCCTAGCGCTTGTAACGGCTCTGTTTTTAACACCGGCCGTCACCGCTTTAAGTACCCGGACCCGCCTGAAGCGTAGTATATCTGTGTTTGCGGTCTTTATGATATTTTTATGTATTATCAGTTTGTCCACATACATCCTAACAACAAAGGCCGTTACCCAGGTGAACCAGTTTGTTGAAAGTCTTCCCCATACGGTCAATGAGATAGCCTTTGCATGGAACGGCTTTCTGGATAACCTGAACGAACAGCTTGGTGAAATATCCCCGGACCTTGTAAGGGAGCTTGACAGACAGGTTACCTATACGCTCGGGAACTTTCGGACGTATTTTGAAGATATCAACTTTGTGAATCATGTAACCAATTTTGTGATTAAAATACCGTCATACCTTGTTTCACTGATCGTATATTTAATTGCGCTTTACTTGTTTTTACTGGAACTGCCGCGTCTTAAGAAAAAAATGTTCTCCTATATGACTGAAAAGACGCAGGAAAAAGTCCGCTTTATGAGTTCCCGTCTATCCTATGTCATCTTCGGCTTTTTCAAGGCACAGTTTCTGGTTAGTATCATTATCTTTATTGTCACCTTTATCGGGCTTCTGTTTATAGCACCTGAAGTTGCCTTAATCATGTCCATCATCATCTGGATCATTGATTTTATCCCGATTATCGGATCGATTGCAGTACTTGCTCCATGGGCCTTGTATCACTTAATTGCAGGAAATACTGTTCTAGCAGTTAAGCTGCTTATTCTGGCCGCCGTACTCCTGATTATCAGGCGTACAGTGGAACCTAAGGTTATGGGACATCATATCGGGCTTTCTCCCCTTGCGACCCTGATTTCCCTCTATATCGGACTTCAGCTTATTGGAATCCTTGGTTTTATTCTCGGTCCACTTGTCGTTATTCTGTTTACGAGTGCTAAAGAAGCCGGGATCATAAAATTTAATTTCAAAGTGTAA
- a CDS encoding COX15/CtaA family protein, with protein sequence MNKGLKVFGIFASLGMLIVLIQGALVTQTGSGDACGTSWPLCYDQVIPQSPTISTLIEYTHRLVSGVMGLVVIILSVWAWIKLGHLRETKFLAVLAIFAIIFQGLLGAAAVVWGQSDAVMALHFGFSLVSFASVVLLSLLAFEADQTDGPVTVSLSGRMRGYIYFVITYMYFVVYTGAFVKHTGASSVCRGWPLCNGQLIPPLEGRVAVQFGHRVAAALLFIVILIMLVQLWKKYKTEKVILWVGILSFILVSIQVASGAVVLFTGFTLWATLFHALFVSLLFAVLSYGVMIVSRK encoded by the coding sequence ATGAACAAAGGATTAAAGGTCTTTGGCATTTTTGCATCTTTGGGAATGCTTATTGTACTGATCCAGGGAGCTCTCGTTACCCAGACCGGATCCGGTGATGCATGCGGAACGTCATGGCCTCTCTGCTATGATCAGGTCATTCCGCAGTCACCAACCATTTCCACATTAATTGAATATACACACCGTCTCGTTTCAGGTGTTATGGGCCTTGTGGTTATTATTTTATCTGTCTGGGCATGGATAAAACTCGGTCATCTCAGGGAGACAAAGTTTCTTGCAGTTCTCGCTATTTTTGCTATTATCTTTCAGGGGCTGCTCGGTGCCGCAGCTGTCGTCTGGGGGCAGTCCGATGCAGTAATGGCTCTTCATTTTGGCTTTTCACTCGTATCCTTTGCCAGTGTTGTGCTGCTTTCGCTGCTTGCCTTTGAAGCAGATCAGACAGATGGACCTGTAACGGTTTCTCTGTCCGGCAGAATGCGTGGGTATATCTATTTTGTTATCACTTATATGTACTTTGTTGTGTATACCGGGGCTTTTGTAAAGCATACAGGAGCAAGCTCAGTCTGCAGAGGCTGGCCATTATGTAACGGACAGCTTATTCCACCTCTTGAAGGACGGGTAGCCGTTCAATTCGGCCACCGAGTTGCTGCAGCCCTGTTGTTTATTGTCATTTTAATTATGCTCGTGCAGCTGTGGAAAAAATACAAAACAGAAAAAGTGATTCTCTGGGTCGGTATCCTGTCATTTATCCTCGTATCGATACAGGTTGCAAGCGGAGCCGTTGTCTTATTTACCGGCTTTACTCTGTGGGCAACGTTGTTCCATGCTCTGTTTGTAAGTTTATTGTTCGCCGTTCTCAGTTACGGTGTTATGATCGTTTCAAGAAAATAA
- a CDS encoding cytochrome (ubi)quinol oxidase subunit III, with the protein MAETVKHEQTLPSHPEKATLEGKNKFLGFWFFLGGETVLFASLFGTYLGLRNGVADGPTSADLFHLDLVFIMTMLLLTSSLTSVFAMINMKKGNFKGLIIWMWATVFLGVCFLGFEIYEFVVYVNYGLGFTTSAFASSFYTLVGTHGGHVLFGILWISTLLIRYRKAGVTLTNAPKFYVASLYWHFIDVVWVFIFTVVYLMGV; encoded by the coding sequence ATGGCTGAAACAGTAAAACATGAGCAAACCCTTCCTTCACATCCGGAAAAAGCAACACTCGAAGGTAAAAACAAGTTTCTTGGATTCTGGTTTTTCCTCGGTGGAGAGACGGTTCTGTTCGCAAGTTTATTCGGAACGTATCTTGGTCTTAGAAATGGTGTAGCGGACGGCCCGACCTCCGCTGACCTTTTCCACCTTGACCTTGTGTTTATTATGACAATGCTTCTCTTAACAAGCTCACTGACAAGTGTGTTTGCTATGATCAATATGAAAAAAGGAAACTTTAAAGGCCTTATTATCTGGATGTGGGCAACAGTTTTCCTAGGAGTATGTTTCCTTGGTTTTGAGATTTATGAGTTTGTTGTATATGTCAACTACGGTCTCGGATTTACAACGAGTGCCTTTGCATCATCATTCTACACTCTTGTAGGTACACACGGTGGTCACGTACTCTTTGGTATTCTCTGGATTTCAACTTTGTTAATCCGCTACAGAAAAGCCGGTGTCACGCTTACAAACGCACCAAAATTCTACGTAGCATCCCTGTACTGGCACTTTATCGATGTCGTATGGGTATTCATCTTCACCGTCGTATACTTGATGGGAGTTTAA
- the ctaD gene encoding cytochrome c oxidase subunit I has protein sequence MSNAKAQKSVLWDWLTTVDHKKIGILYLVSGGFFFALGGLEAILMRIQLMFPNLGFVSAQTFNELLTMHGTTMIFLAAMPLLFGFMNYIVPLQIGARDVAFPFLNSLGFWLFLFGGILINLSWFLGGAPDAGWTAYVPLSSEYSGTGIDYYVLGLQISGLGTLISGINFLVTIINMRAPGMSMMRMPLFTWSSFVASALILFAFPALTVGLLLLMLERLFGATYFAVDFGGNVVIWQHLFWIFGHPEVYILILPAFGIFSEILATFSKKRLFGYSAMVFATLIIGFLGFMVWAHHMFTVGIGPVANAIFAVATMAIAVPTGIKIFNWLFTLWGGRIQFTTANLFAIGFIPSFVMGGVTGVMLATSAANYQFHDTYFVVAHFHYVIIGGVVLGLFAGAFYWWPRMFGYKLNETLGKWFFWLFLFGFHLTFFVQHFVGLMGMPRRVASYLPGQGLDSLNFVSSVGAILMSVAFILFLVNVVVSVKNKSEADPWDGRTLEWGIPTPTPEYNFAQTPLVRELDALWYEKMHGNGKLKAAEPLDDIHMPNGSILPIFMSLGLFIAAFGLIYHVIPVTVIGLGITLGAMFIRSIKEDHGYHIHKEDIKKEEGVG, from the coding sequence GTGTCAAATGCAAAAGCACAAAAAAGCGTGCTTTGGGATTGGCTGACTACCGTTGACCATAAAAAGATCGGTATTCTTTACTTGGTTTCCGGCGGTTTCTTCTTCGCCCTTGGTGGGCTTGAAGCAATACTAATGCGTATTCAGCTAATGTTCCCAAATCTTGGATTTGTTTCAGCACAAACATTTAACGAACTACTGACGATGCATGGTACAACCATGATCTTCCTGGCTGCTATGCCGCTTTTATTCGGATTTATGAACTATATCGTTCCGCTCCAGATTGGAGCCCGGGACGTTGCCTTCCCGTTTCTGAACTCCCTTGGTTTCTGGTTGTTCCTGTTCGGGGGAATCTTAATTAACCTGAGCTGGTTCCTGGGCGGCGCACCTGATGCCGGCTGGACCGCTTACGTACCACTTTCAAGTGAATACTCCGGCACTGGTATTGATTACTATGTACTCGGTCTTCAGATTAGTGGTCTTGGTACATTAATTTCAGGGATTAACTTCCTTGTAACGATCATCAACATGCGTGCTCCGGGAATGAGCATGATGCGTATGCCTCTGTTTACATGGAGCAGCTTTGTTGCATCTGCCCTTATCCTTTTTGCCTTCCCGGCACTTACAGTTGGTCTTTTACTTCTAATGCTTGAGCGTCTGTTCGGTGCAACGTACTTCGCAGTTGATTTTGGCGGTAACGTTGTTATCTGGCAGCACTTATTCTGGATCTTCGGACACCCGGAAGTATATATCTTAATTTTGCCGGCATTCGGTATTTTCTCTGAAATTCTGGCTACGTTCTCCAAGAAGCGTCTGTTCGGTTACTCTGCGATGGTATTCGCTACACTGATCATCGGTTTCCTTGGATTCATGGTTTGGGCTCACCACATGTTTACAGTGGGTATCGGCCCTGTTGCCAACGCGATCTTCGCAGTAGCAACAATGGCCATTGCCGTACCAACAGGTATTAAGATCTTTAACTGGCTCTTCACCCTGTGGGGCGGACGTATCCAGTTTACAACTGCGAATCTTTTCGCAATAGGTTTCATCCCATCATTCGTAATGGGTGGGGTAACCGGTGTTATGCTTGCAACAAGTGCAGCTAACTACCAGTTCCATGACACGTACTTCGTAGTTGCCCACTTCCACTACGTTATTATCGGTGGGGTAGTACTTGGTCTTTTCGCCGGTGCATTCTACTGGTGGCCAAGAATGTTCGGTTATAAGCTGAACGAAACACTCGGAAAGTGGTTCTTCTGGTTATTCCTTTTCGGATTCCACTTAACGTTCTTCGTACAGCACTTTGTTGGTCTGATGGGTATGCCTCGTCGAGTGGCTTCCTACCTTCCGGGTCAGGGACTTGACAGCTTGAACTTTGTAAGTTCAGTAGGGGCAATCCTGATGAGTGTGGCGTTTATTCTATTCCTGGTAAACGTTGTTGTCTCTGTGAAGAATAAATCAGAAGCAGATCCTTGGGATGGCCGTACACTTGAGTGGGGTATTCCTACACCGACTCCTGAGTACAACTTTGCCCAGACTCCGCTTGTTCGTGAGCTTGACGCACTATGGTACGAAAAGATGCACGGTAACGGTAAGCTGAAGGCTGCTGAACCACTTGATGATATTCACATGCCTAATGGCTCAATCCTGCCGATCTTTATGAGTCTTGGTCTGTTTATTGCAGCATTCGGACTTATTTATCACGTAATTCCGGTGACAGTAATCGGTCTCGGTATTACACTTGGGGCCATGTTCATCCGTTCCATCAAGGAAGATCATGGTTACCATATTCATAAAGAAGATATTAAGAAAGAAGAGGGGGTTGGGTAA
- the coxB gene encoding cytochrome c oxidase subunit II encodes MKNLWRVLPFSFILLFLAGCGKQNLTALDPRGPVADMQHSLIGLSLLIMVFVIVVVAAIYVFVLIRFREKPGDNHIPEQVEGNKNLEIIWTAIPILLLIILAVPNVMDTFTLADTETDDDTLVVNVTGHQFWWEFEYPDLEITAGQDLYIPTDTRIVFNLEASDVIHSFWIPALAGKQDNVPGITNDMWIEAPEEGVYFGKCTELCGEAHWLMDFKVVAVDPDTFDEWAQGMAEPDSELIEPTEEVAAEGREVFEQNCLACHAVGGEGGNPQGGPDLTNFGERTVIAGFMEYDDESLEAWIRHPEEQKPGNLMPGFDQLDDDEMDSLIEYLNSLKVLDDE; translated from the coding sequence ATGAAGAACTTGTGGCGAGTGCTTCCATTTTCTTTCATTCTGCTGTTTTTAGCCGGATGTGGAAAACAAAACCTGACTGCGTTGGATCCGCGGGGTCCTGTAGCAGACATGCAACATTCTTTAATCGGACTCAGCTTGTTAATTATGGTCTTTGTCATCGTGGTCGTAGCGGCAATTTATGTCTTTGTACTAATCCGCTTCAGAGAAAAACCAGGTGACAATCATATTCCAGAGCAGGTTGAAGGTAACAAAAATCTAGAAATTATCTGGACTGCTATTCCTATTCTTTTATTAATCATCCTTGCTGTACCGAACGTCATGGATACGTTTACACTGGCTGATACAGAAACGGATGATGATACACTAGTTGTCAACGTTACAGGACACCAGTTCTGGTGGGAGTTTGAGTACCCGGACCTTGAAATCACTGCAGGTCAGGATCTTTACATCCCAACGGATACCCGTATTGTCTTTAACCTTGAAGCATCTGATGTTATCCACTCATTCTGGATTCCGGCTCTTGCGGGTAAGCAGGATAATGTGCCTGGAATTACAAATGACATGTGGATTGAAGCCCCGGAGGAAGGCGTTTACTTCGGTAAATGTACAGAACTCTGCGGTGAAGCTCACTGGCTGATGGACTTTAAAGTTGTGGCCGTTGATCCTGATACATTTGATGAGTGGGCACAGGGAATGGCCGAGCCTGATTCTGAACTTATCGAGCCTACAGAAGAAGTTGCAGCTGAAGGCCGTGAAGTATTTGAGCAAAACTGTCTTGCCTGTCACGCAGTTGGCGGAGAAGGCGGAAACCCACAAGGGGGACCAGACCTTACCAACTTTGGTGAACGTACAGTTATTGCAGGATTCATGGAGTACGACGACGAGAGTCTTGAAGCATGGATTCGTCATCCTGAAGAACAAAAACCAGGTAACTTAATGCCAGGGTTCGATCAGCTTGATGATGATGAAATGGATTCTCTTATTGAATATCTCAACTCATTAAAAGTACTAGACGACGAATAA
- a CDS encoding Dps family protein has product MAHEKQTEILNRHVSNFSVLFVKLHNYHWFVKGSDFFTLHVKFEELYNEVAGHIDELAERLLAVQGKPVATMREFLETATVKEAEGESSANEMVEALVKDFDTLVEELKGDIETLEQHVGDEATADMLIGVRQSFEKHNWMLRSYMGQ; this is encoded by the coding sequence ATGGCACATGAAAAACAAACAGAAATTTTAAACAGACATGTATCCAATTTTAGCGTCCTTTTTGTCAAACTGCATAATTACCACTGGTTCGTAAAAGGCTCTGACTTTTTCACCCTTCATGTAAAGTTTGAGGAACTCTATAATGAAGTGGCAGGCCACATTGACGAGCTTGCAGAGCGTCTGCTTGCAGTTCAGGGGAAGCCCGTAGCAACGATGCGTGAATTTCTTGAGACTGCCACCGTGAAGGAAGCAGAGGGGGAATCTTCTGCGAATGAGATGGTGGAAGCTCTTGTAAAGGACTTTGACACTCTTGTTGAAGAACTTAAAGGCGACATTGAAACCCTTGAACAACATGTTGGAGACGAAGCAACTGCCGACATGCTCATTGGTGTACGCCAGTCGTTTGAAAAACATAACTGGATGCTGCGCTCTTACATGGGGCAGTAA
- a CDS encoding YugN family protein — MKFEAHELEGLEIEFQALENVMDRLGFTHVWDYERVTFDYKIVDQVRDDVYYFRVQGYAIEGEIPQPHSIVKIMKTFLGKHYYPHGVEYDNEEFPKHIVEKCKKKIAGVQKQLAEEVN, encoded by the coding sequence ATGAAATTTGAAGCACATGAACTGGAAGGCCTTGAAATTGAATTTCAGGCACTGGAAAACGTTATGGACCGATTAGGTTTTACGCACGTTTGGGATTATGAGCGTGTTACCTTTGATTATAAGATTGTTGATCAAGTGCGCGATGACGTATACTATTTCCGTGTTCAGGGTTATGCCATTGAAGGTGAAATTCCTCAGCCTCACAGCATTGTGAAGATTATGAAGACATTCCTTGGCAAGCACTACTATCCACACGGTGTTGAGTATGATAACGAAGAGTTTCCAAAGCATATCGTAGAAAAGTGCAAAAAGAAAATTGCAGGTGTTCAAAAACAGCTCGCGGAAGAAGTAAACTAA